The following is a genomic window from Solidesulfovibrio fructosivorans JJ].
CAGTGCGGGGCCAATGCCATCCCGCTCTACTGCGAACCGGACGGCCGGTTTCCCAACCACCATCCCGATCCGGTGATCCTGGAAAATGTGGCCGACCTGGCGGCGCGGGTCGTGGCCGAAGGCGCGGATTTCGGGGTCGGGCTCGACGGCGACGCCGACCGCATCGGCGTGGTGGACGAGTCCGGCAAGTTGCTCTACGGCGACCAGGTGCTGGCCATCTATGCCCGGGGGGTGCTGGCCACGCATCCGGGGGCCACGGTCATCGGCGAGGTCAAATGCAGCCATCTGCTTTATAAGGATATCGCCGCCCATGGCGGGGAGCCGATCATGGCCGCCACGGGCCATTCGCTGATCAAGTCGCGCATGAAGGAAACGGATGCCACCCTTGCCGGCGAGATGAGCGGGCATATGTTTTTCGCCGACCGCTACTACGGCTTCGACGACGCCATTTACGCCGCCGCCCGGCTGGCCGAGATCGTGGCCGCCTCGGACGCGCCGCTCGGGCGGATGCTCGCCGACTGGCCGGAGACGGTCAACACGCCGGAAATCCGCATGGACTGCCCGGACGCCATCAAGTTCAAGGTGGTGGAAAAGGCGCGTGACTTTTTTAAAGGCCGCTACGACGTCATCGACGTGGACGGGGTGCGCCTGACCTTTCCCGACGGCTGGGGCCTTTTGCGCGCGTCCAACACCCAGCCGGTGCTGGTGCTGCGCTTCGAGGCCGAAACGCCGGAACGTCTGGCGGCAATCCGCCGTATCATCGAAGAACCCGTGGCCGGCTGGATCGCCGAGCTTGGCGGTTAGGGGGAGAGGGAAAGACGATGCGAGAGGGGAAACCCTTTTGCAAAGGGTTCTCCCCTCTCGCGCTCTCCCCTTCCTAAACCTTTTACCTTTTGTAAGGTCAGACTTTTTTTCAGGATATCATTCCCTATTTGGTGTATGGGAAAGCATCTGAAAAGGGAAAAAGGCCACAGGCTCACCGGCAAGGAGGAGACCATGCGCCAAGCCGTGCTGACTATTTTGTTCGTCCTGGCGACCGTCATTCCGGCCGCCGCCCAGGATTTCCGCCCCAACCAGGCCCTTGGCGACATGCTCTCCAAGAAGTCCTACATCGCCCAGCCGAACAATGCCGGCGGGAAAAACATCCTGGACAACAGCTGCATCTTCAAGGACAGCTTCGCCCTTTCGCCCTCCGAGCCCCTGGACGAGGCCTGCAACATCCCGGCCGCCGTGGCCAAGTTCAC
Proteins encoded in this region:
- a CDS encoding phosphomannomutase/phosphoglucomutase — protein: MKPVSPGVFRAYDIRGIVDVDFDPDWVELLGRAAGTFFARRGQMRAVLGHDCRLTSPEYQARLAAGLVACGIDVTCLGMVPTPVFYYGVKALARRAGIMVTASHNPPEFNGFKIWSGETTIHTDAIREIYDIMAAGEFAKGSGVVCEHNIKPSYVEHVSEQMVLSRPVTVVVDGGNGAGGLICAEVLRQCGANAIPLYCEPDGRFPNHHPDPVILENVADLAARVVAEGADFGVGLDGDADRIGVVDESGKLLYGDQVLAIYARGVLATHPGATVIGEVKCSHLLYKDIAAHGGEPIMAATGHSLIKSRMKETDATLAGEMSGHMFFADRYYGFDDAIYAAARLAEIVAASDAPLGRMLADWPETVNTPEIRMDCPDAIKFKVVEKARDFFKGRYDVIDVDGVRLTFPDGWGLLRASNTQPVLVLRFEAETPERLAAIRRIIEEPVAGWIAELGG